The Lynx canadensis isolate LIC74 chromosome D1, mLynCan4.pri.v2, whole genome shotgun sequence genome has a segment encoding these proteins:
- the FDXACB1 gene encoding ferredoxin-fold anticodon-binding domain-containing protein 1: MAPRRLLLVGEGNFSFAAALSETLDDSTSVTATCLQRPADLAGDPVAQENLQRLRERGTEVRFGVDCTQLADAFELHHREFDRIYFNFPHCGRKAGVAKNRELLAKFFQSCKDVLAPEGEVYVALCRGQGGTPADKPTREWHNSWQVVAMAALGGFILSDVHPFSCEAVPGYKCTGYRSQDKSFHVEGALNHIFTRSLPFEDSQPRIFRTKVGGRWFSFPEPEALVGKLNRGFLEAPSCHPVRTINEKLIAELGKVFPLKRLKRPFPLLPQGSTSALTSWNCDILSAAFWISLREDDSNSESLTDGTTQDMEDFLALFSELSLLKDPGSDSKEEAHEESYGQTTVCLRPSLLVHVQAVIQAPDFVPGSLHILSGPVFRKCRILPFTMPAFHETLFVIGFNKNLKDGCLQSLLEHLKGFLDSLLTHTLLEGSQPSSSVEFVFQPNGKEYIINVKRPNFGPDCAKALIIGSVVTSATGIMHEDQCFMFVSMNLDLLAMLVWGISDWRMLWTFDHRFLKNFVSGSIEPFKSYCLYPPCYVHDISFWLDEKKGFDELEFHTVARAVSRDTVVSIQFLSRFQHPKTQQVSLCYRLTYQTCDKALPQQQVSSMQSQLRKEIQQRLHVIPR, translated from the exons ATGGCCCCTCGGCGCCTCCTGTTGGTTGGGGAGGGGAATTTCTCCTTCGCCGCGGCCCTGAGCGAGACCCTGGATGACAGCACCAGTGTAACCGCCACCTGCCTCCAGCGCCCGGCCGACTTGGCCGGAGATCCGGTGGCCCAGGAGAATCTGCAGCGCCTGCGCGAGCGAG GTACTGAGGTGCGTTTTGGTGTGGACTGCACCCAGCTGGCAGATGCCTTTGAACTGCACCACAGGGAGTTTGATcggatttattttaattttccgcACTGTGGACGCAAAGCTGGAGTTGCTAAGAACAGGGAACTGCTTGCCAAGTTTTTCCAGAG CTGTAAAGATGTTCTCGCACCGGAAGGAGAAGTCTATGTGGCATTGTGTAGAGGACAAGGTGGGACTCCTGCTGATAAGCCCACAAGAGAATGGCATAACAGTTGGCAAGTAGTTGCCATGGCAGCTCTGGGGGGATTCATTTTAAGTGACGTGCATCCCTTCAGCTGTGAGGCTGTGCCAGGGTACAAGTGCACTGGATATAG GAGTCAAGATAAGTCCTTTCATGTAGAAGGTGCTTTGAACCATATCTTCACCCGGAGCTTACCCTTTGAAGATTCACAGCCCAGAATCTTCAGGACCAAAGTGGGTGGCCGGTGGTTTTCCTTTCCAGAACCAGAAGCACTTGTAGGAAAGTTGAACAG AGGTTTCCTAGAAGCACCTTCATGTCATCCTGTCAGAACCATTAATGAGAAACTCATTGCGGAATTGGGCAAAGTTTTCCCTCTAAAAAGGCTGAAGCGTCCCTTCCCTTTGCTGCCACAGGGAAGCACTAGTGCTCTCACTTCCTGGAACTGTGACATTCTGTCAGCTGCCTTTTGGATTAGTCTCCGTGAAGATGACTCAAATTCTGAGTCCCTGACTGATGGGACAACACAAGACATGGAGGACTTTCTGGCGCTATTTTCAGAACTTAGCCTTCTCAAGGATCCTGGAAGCGACAGTAAGGAAGAAGCTCATGAAGAAAGCTATGGCCAAACCACGGTCTGCCTTAGGCCTTCTCTCCTAGTTCATGTTCAGGCTGTCATCCAAGCACCAGACTTTGTCCCAGGTTCCCTGCACATCCTCAGTGGACCTGTCTTTCGGAAGTGCCGCATCTTGCCTTTCACAATGCCAGCATTTCATGAGACTTTATTTGTCATCGGGTTTAATAAAAATCTGAAGGATGGTTGTCTTCAGTCACTACTGGAGCACCTGAAGGGTTTTCTTGATAGCCTTCTCACCCACACATTGCTGGAGGGCTCTCAGCCGAGCAGTTCAGTGGAATTTGTCTTTCAACCAAATGGCAAAGAGTATATTATTAATGTGAAGCGTCCTAATTTTGGCCCAGATTGTGCCAAGGCTCTGATTATTGGGTCTGTCGTCACATCTGCTACAGGCATTATGCACGAAGACCAGTGTTTTATGTTTGTGTCTATGAACTTGGACCTACTAGCCATGCTTGTCTGGGGCATCTCTGACTGGAGGATGCTGTGGACCTTTGACCACCGTTTCCTGAAAAATTTTGTCTCTGGGAGTATAGAACCCTTTAAAAGCTATTGCCTGTATCCTCCATGCTATGTTCATGATATTAGTTTTTGGTTAGATGAGAAGAAAGGATTTGATGAACTAGAATTTCACACGGTGGCCCGAGCAGTGTCCCGGGACACTGTCGTATCCATACAGTTCCTCAGTCGTTTTCAGCATCCAAAGACTCAACAGGTCAGTCTCTGCTATCGATTGACTTACCAGACTTGTGACAAAGCCCTCCCCCAGCAACAGGTGTCATCAATGCAGTCGCAGCTTAGGAAAGAGATTCAGCAAAGACTACATGTAATACCTCGGTAG
- the CD1H11orf1 gene encoding UPF0686 protein C11orf1 homolog isoform X2 codes for MAAAHSLCCSGFLQRQALAYFFANPHYGSIINADGHAEVWTDWNSMSKFFQYGWRCTTNENTYSNRTLIGNWNQERYDLRNIVQPKPLPSQFGHYFETTYDTSCNNKMPLSTHRFKREPHSFPGHQPELDPPGCKCTEKSTYMTSYSDPQIGHDSACVWNPNNCRLKEPGF; via the exons ATGGctgctgctcactctctctgctgctcGGGATTTCTCCAG AGACAAGCCCTTGCCTATTTCTTTGCAAACCCACACTATGGCAGCATCATTAATGCAGACGGCCATGCTGAAGTGTGGACAGATTGGAATAGTATGTCCAAGTTTTTCCAGTATGGATGGAGATGTACCACTAATGAGAATACCTATTCAAACCGTACCCTGATAGGCAACTGGAACCAGGAAAGATATGACCTAAGGAATATCGTGCAACCCAAACCTTTGCCTTCCCAG tttggacACTACTTTGAAACAACATATGATACAAGCTGTAACAACAAAATGCCACTTTCAACACATA gaTTTAAGCGAGAGCCTCACTCGTTCCCAGGACATCAACCTGAGCTGGATCCTCCTGGATGCAAATGCACAGAAAAGTCAACTTACATGACTAGCTACTCAGACCCTCAAATTGGGCATGACTCTGCATGTGTGTGGAATCCTAATAACTGCCGACTTAAGGAGCCAGGATTCTAA
- the CD1H11orf1 gene encoding UPF0686 protein C11orf1 homolog isoform X3: MAAAHSLCCSGFLQRQALAYFFANPHYGSIINADGHAEVWTDWNSMSKFFQYGWRCTTNENTYSNRTLIGNWNQERYDLRNIVQPKPLPSQDLSESLTRSQDINLSWILLDANAQKSQLT, translated from the exons ATGGctgctgctcactctctctgctgctcGGGATTTCTCCAG AGACAAGCCCTTGCCTATTTCTTTGCAAACCCACACTATGGCAGCATCATTAATGCAGACGGCCATGCTGAAGTGTGGACAGATTGGAATAGTATGTCCAAGTTTTTCCAGTATGGATGGAGATGTACCACTAATGAGAATACCTATTCAAACCGTACCCTGATAGGCAACTGGAACCAGGAAAGATATGACCTAAGGAATATCGTGCAACCCAAACCTTTGCCTTCCCAG gaTTTAAGCGAGAGCCTCACTCGTTCCCAGGACATCAACCTGAGCTGGATCCTCCTGGATGCAAATGCACAGAAAAGTCAACTTACATGA
- the CD1H11orf1 gene encoding UPF0686 protein C11orf1 homolog isoform X1 encodes MGNAGFGDISSFKKMEELNKIFYHCPMKSSNNTSHSTPKWSSAKRQALAYFFANPHYGSIINADGHAEVWTDWNSMSKFFQYGWRCTTNENTYSNRTLIGNWNQERYDLRNIVQPKPLPSQFGHYFETTYDTSCNNKMPLSTHRFKREPHSFPGHQPELDPPGCKCTEKSTYMTSYSDPQIGHDSACVWNPNNCRLKEPGF; translated from the exons ATGGGAAATGCCGGGTTTGGTGATATCTCTTCCTTCAAAAAAATGGAAGAGCTGAATAAGATTTTCTATCACTGTCCTATGAAGTCTTCAAACAACACAAGCCACTCAACACCAAAATGGTCTTCAGCGAAG AGACAAGCCCTTGCCTATTTCTTTGCAAACCCACACTATGGCAGCATCATTAATGCAGACGGCCATGCTGAAGTGTGGACAGATTGGAATAGTATGTCCAAGTTTTTCCAGTATGGATGGAGATGTACCACTAATGAGAATACCTATTCAAACCGTACCCTGATAGGCAACTGGAACCAGGAAAGATATGACCTAAGGAATATCGTGCAACCCAAACCTTTGCCTTCCCAG tttggacACTACTTTGAAACAACATATGATACAAGCTGTAACAACAAAATGCCACTTTCAACACATA gaTTTAAGCGAGAGCCTCACTCGTTCCCAGGACATCAACCTGAGCTGGATCCTCCTGGATGCAAATGCACAGAAAAGTCAACTTACATGACTAGCTACTCAGACCCTCAAATTGGGCATGACTCTGCATGTGTGTGGAATCCTAATAACTGCCGACTTAAGGAGCCAGGATTCTAA